From a region of the Nonlabens sp. Hel1_33_55 genome:
- a CDS encoding FadR/GntR family transcriptional regulator, which yields MNTEKFIINDKANVQKLIIADIKDSINRQNLEPGDKLPSERVLSQKFQVPRNIVREALQKLEFYGLVNSVPQSGTFVAHIGVTAMNGMIDDIMDLKSPDFKSLVETRILLELKTVSLAAKNRTKSELENIKLAMEAYKSKVLTGKDAVQEDLLFHLAIAKASGNSTLRTLMLFITPEIITKFEEHHVCGNDRAYKGINQHDAIYQAIEMQDENAAEEMMKLHFSELFIYCNKNLNNQNQEQILSKN from the coding sequence TTGAATACAGAGAAGTTTATAATTAATGATAAGGCTAATGTCCAGAAACTGATTATTGCAGACATAAAAGATTCGATTAATCGGCAAAATCTGGAACCAGGTGATAAATTACCTTCTGAACGAGTTTTATCCCAAAAATTTCAAGTCCCTAGAAATATTGTTAGAGAAGCCTTGCAAAAACTAGAATTCTACGGTTTAGTCAACAGCGTACCTCAAAGTGGTACGTTTGTAGCGCACATAGGGGTTACGGCAATGAATGGGATGATCGATGACATCATGGATTTAAAATCACCTGATTTCAAATCATTGGTCGAAACTAGGATTTTATTAGAGCTCAAAACAGTAAGCCTTGCTGCAAAAAATAGGACAAAATCCGAGTTGGAAAACATTAAACTGGCGATGGAAGCTTATAAATCTAAAGTATTAACCGGCAAAGATGCTGTTCAAGAAGATTTACTCTTTCATCTAGCTATAGCAAAAGCAAGTGGTAATAGTACTTTGAGAACTCTTATGTTGTTTATCACTCCAGAGATAATTACCAAATTTGAAGAGCACCACGTGTGCGGCAATGATCGAGCCTATAAGGGAATCAATCAACATGATGCTATTTATCAAGCAATAGAAATGCAGGATGAGAATGCCGCAGAAGAGATGATGAAATTGCATTTTTCTGAACTCTTTATCTACTGCAACAAAAATTTAAATAACCAAAATCAAGAACAAATACTTTCAAAGAATTAA